ATTCCAACACTTCGGTAATCGTCCCTGCGCCCACCGTCCGTCCACCCTCCCGGATCGCGAACCGCAGACCCTTCTCCATCGCGATCGGAGTGATCAGCTCGATCACAAGACTCGAGTTGTCGCCCGGCATCACCATCTCCACTCCCTCCGACAGTTGCGCCGTGCCCGTCACGTCCGTCGTTCGAAAGTAGAACTGCGGACGGTACCCGCTGAAAAACGGCGTGTGACGACCTCCCTCCTCCTTCGACAATACGTATACCTCCGCCTTGAACTTCGTGTGAGGGGTGATCGAGCCAGGCTTCGCCAGAACCATCCCCCGCTCGACGTCCGTGCGCTCCGTGCCCCGAAGAAGCACACCCACGTTGTCCCCCGCCTGGCCCTCGTCCAAAAGCTTCTTGAACATCTCCACGCCCGTCACCACTCGCTTGCGGGTCTCCCGGAACCCGACGATCTCTACCTCTTCCGATACCTTCACAATTCCCCGTTCGATTCGGCCCGTCACGACCGTCCCACGACCCGATATCGAGAACACGTCCTCGATCGGCATCAGAAAATCCTTGTCAACGTCTCGCTCCGGCAACGGAATGTAGTCATCGAGAGCCGTCATCAACTCCAGTACCGGCTTCTCCTCTTCCGCTCCATCTGACTCCAGTGCCTTCAACGCGCTTCCCCGGATGATCGGTATGTCGTCTCCGGGAAACTCGTACTGCGACAGAAGCTCCCGTACCTCCAGCTCTACCAAATCCAGCAACTCCGGATCGTCAACCATGTCCACCTTGTTCAGAAATACCACGATGTACGGAACTCCTACCTGACGCGCCAGCAAAATGTGCTCCCGCGTCTGAGGCATCGGACCGTCAGCCGCCGATACCACCAGGATCGCTCCGTCCATCTGCGCAGCTCCCGTTATCATGTTCTTCACGTAGTCCGCGTGACCCGGACAGTCAACGTGCGCATAGTGACGTTTCGACGTCGAGTACTCTACGTGGGCCGTCGCTATCGTGATCCCTCGCTCTCGCTCCTCGGGAGCGTTGTCGATCGAATCGAAACTCCGGAAGCTGACACTCTTGTCACCCTTCGCCAGAACCTTCGTGATCGCAGCCGTCAACGTCGTCTTCCCGTGGTCAACGTGCCCGATCGTCCCCACGTTCAAATGCGGTTTGCTGCGATCGAATTTCTCTTTCGACATGACCCGTTCGTGCTCCTTGTAAGTGTCGGTTCCTTCCGATGACTACCTTCCCGTAACCTTGGCGACGACTTCCTCGCCCACGCTCTTCGGGGCTTCCTCGTATTGGTGGAAATGCATGGTGTATGTGGCGCGACCCTGGGTTACGGAGCGAAGATCCGTGGCATAACCAAACATCTCCGACAGCGGAACGTGAGCGGTCAGAACCTGCACGTTGCCCCGTGCCGCCATGCTCTGGATGCGACCTCGCCGAGCGTTCAGATCGGCGATGACGTCGCCCATGTATTCCTCGGGAACGACGACCTCCACCTGCATGATCGGCTCCAGCAACACCGGATCTGCGTGCTTCACCGCCGCCTTGAAGGCCATCGACCCCGCGATCTTGAACGCCATCTCCGAGCTGTCCACGGTGTGGAACGAGCCGTCGTACAGGCGAACCGAAATGTCGACCATCGGGTAACTCGCGAGCGGGCCTTGCTCCATCGCCTCTTTCACTCCCGCCTCGACGGCGGGAATGAACTCACGGGGAATCGCACCTCCAACGATCTTGTTGACGAACTCGAACTTCACCCCGGGGCGCGATTCGACCTCGAGCCACACGTGTCCGTACTGTCCCCGACCGCCGGTTTGACGAATGTAACGGCCTTCGGATTTGGCCTTGCCGCGGATGGTCTCCTTGTATGCGACCTGGGGTTTTCCCACTCCCGCCGCCACGTTGAACTCCCGGAGCAGCCGATCCACCACGATCTCCAAATGGAGCTCGCCCATTCCGCTGATGATTGTCTGCGCCGTTTCCGGATCGGCAAAGACCTTGAACGTGGGGTCCTCCTGGGTGAGCTTCGAGAGTGCGACTCCGAGCTTCTCCTGGTCTGCCTTGGTCTTGGGCTCGATGACCACCGAGATTACCGGCTCGGGGAAGTCCATCGACTCGAGAACGACGGGGTGATCCTCGTCGCAGATGGTGTCACCGGTCTGGACGTTCTTGAGGCCAACGGCGGCGGCGATATCTCCCGCGTAGACCGCCTTGATGTCCTCCCTCTTGTTGGCGTGCATCTTCAACAATCGACCGATGCGATAGGTCTTCGCCCGTCTCGAGTTCAACACGTGGTTTCCGGACTCGAGAAACCCCGAGTACACCCTGAAGAAGGCCAGCTGGCCGACGTAGGGATCGGTCATGATCTTGAAGATGAGGGCGGAGAAGGGAGCGTCGTCGCTCGACGGCCGCTCGATCGTCTCGCCTCCGTCGGGCGAGGTGCCCACGATGGACGGCACCTCCGAGGGAGAGGGCAAGAAATCCACGACGGCATCGAGCAGCGGTTGCACTCCTTTGTTCTTGAAGGCCGCGCCGCACAGCACCGGGACGAGCTTGAGCGCCACCACCCCCTTTCGGAGGCCGGCCAAAATCTCCTCTTCCGATAGCGCCTCCCCCTCGAGGTATCTCTCCATGAGAGTCTCGTCCGATTCGCAGGCCGCCTCGATCACCTTCTCCCGCGCGGCGCGGACTTCGTCGCGGAGCTCGGCGGGTATGTCCACGGCCTCGTACTCCGCGCCAAGGGTCTCGTTCTTGTAAACGATGGCCTTCTCCCGGACGAGGTCGACGACTCCCACGAAGCTGTCTTCATTACCCACCGGGAGCTGGATGAGAACCGGGTTCGTACCCAACCTCTCCTTCATCATACGCAGGGTGCGGGGAAGATCGGCTCCGGCACGGTCCATCTTGTTGACGAAAGCGATCCGGGGAACCCGGTACTTGTCCGCCTGCCGCCATACCGTTTCCGATTGAGGCTCTACCCCGCCCACAGCGCAGAAAACAGCAACCGCCCCGTCGAGAACTCGGAGGGAGCGCTCGACTTCGGCGGTGAAGTCCACATGGCCCGGCGTGTCGATGATGTTGATCCGGAACTCTCTCCAGAAGCACGTCGTGGCCGCCGAGGTGATGGTGATGCCACGCTCTTGCTCCTGCTTCATCCAGTCCATCGTGGCGGTGCCCTCGTGGACTTCCCCGAGCTTGTAGGTGATACCGGTGTAATAGAGGATACGCTCGGTCGTCGTCGTCTTCCCGGCATCGATGTGCGCCATGATGCCGATGTTACGAATCTTCTCGAGCGGCACTAGTCGGGGCATGTGTTTTCGACTCTAACTACGGGACGAAGGATTCCATTCTCCTCGAAACGATTCCCACTCTCTTCCGAGGGCTAGCACCCTCGATAACGATCACTTCGATCCGCGACGAAATCTCTCTTCGCGTGGATTCGAGGTGATGGGTGTGTCTTCTGTCCGATCCGAACAGGAGGACTTCGTCAGCCTACCAACGATAATGGGCGAACGCCTTGTTCGCCTCCGCCATCCGGTGCGTATCCTCCCGTTTCTTGACCGCTGCCCCTCGATTGGCGGCAGCGTCCATCAGCTCGTTGGCGATCTTGTCCACCATCGACTTTTCCGGCCGGGCGCGGGCGAAGCTCGCGAGCCACCTCAGCGAAAGCGACATTCGTCGCTCGGGGCGGACCTCCACGGGAACCTGATAGTTGCTGCCACCCACCCGGCGACTCTTCACCTCGAGCGTCGGTTTCACGTTATCCACGGCTTTCTTGAAAACTTTCAACGGGTCGTCCGATGCCCGCTCCTGAATCTTGGCGAAGGCTCGGTACACGATTTGTTCCGCCGTCGCCTTCTTGCCATTTTTCATCACGACATTGATGAAGCTCGACACCAGCCCGCTGTTATAGATCGGATCCGGCAGCGGCTCCCGTTTCGGTACGTCTCGTCTTCTCGGCATGTCGTGCTCAGCTCAGGGGTGATCTCAGGCCTTCGGTCTCTTGGTTCCGTACTTGGAACGGCCGTTCTTGCGCCCGTCGACACCCACCGCGTCCAACGAGCCACGAACGACGTGATAGCGTACTCCCGGCAGGTCCTTCACCCGACCACCGCGAATGAGGACGATCGAGTGTTCCTGCAAGTTGTGGCCCACACCGGGGATATAGGTCGTGACCTCGACGCCGTTCGTCAGCCGCACCCGCGCGACCTTCCGCAATGCCGAGTTCGGTTTCTTCGGGGTGGAGATGAAGACCCGAATGCAGACTCCTCGTTTCTGAGGACAGCCTTGAAGGGCGGGGCTGTCGGTCTTGGCGTGAGACTGCTTTCTCCCCTTACGAACCAGCTGACTGAAAGTCGGCACCTCTGATAAACCTACCTATCGTATGGAAAACGGCGTTCCCTTCTGGATTCAGGACAACCTGCCGAGTCTAGCAAAACGGATGCCATCCTGTCAATGGATTTGCGCCAACTGGTACCGGTTACCCGTCAAGGCGCCCATCGTTCCTGCCGGAGGCGACCGCGCTAGGTCGATTCCTCGTCGCCCGAAGCCGAACCGCTCTCCACCAGGTATTGCATCTCACGATCGAGATCCTCGCTCGTAAGCTCCTGCTGGCGCTCGAGCGGGTGGGCGTCGGGGATGGCGACGTGGCGATGGGCCTCTAACCCGGTGCCGGCAGGGATGAGCCGTCCCATGATGACGTTCTCCTTCAGGCCCCTCAGGTAATCCACTCGGCCGCTGATGCTCGCTTCGGTCAGTACCCTCGTCGTTTCCTGGAACGAAGCCGCGGAGATGAAGCTGTCGGTCGACAGCGACGCTTTCGTGATCCCGAGCAGCAATGGGCGTCCGGACGCCGGCCGACCACCCGCCGCCTGAATCTTTTCGTTGGCTTCGCCGAACTTGAACTTATCGATGGTCTCATCGATGAGCAGCTCGGTGTCCCCGACCTGCTCCACCTTGACCCACCTCATCATCTGGCGAACGATGACCTCGATGTGTTTGTCGTTGATGAGAACGCCCTGGAGACGATAGACCTCCTGAATCTCGTTGACGAGGTACTCCTGAAGGGCGTTCTCGCCGAGAACATTGAGGATATCGTGAGGATTGATGGGCCCGTCCATGAGGGGCTCGCCGGCTTTTACCCGCTCGCCTTCCTGCACATTGATATGGACGCCTCGCGGCAGCGAATACTCGCGGACTTCGCCCGTATCGGAGATGACCGAGATCTTTCGGAGCCCTTTCGCGATTCCCCCGTATTGAACGACGCCGTCGACCTCGGTGATGACCGCGGGATCCTTCGGCTTTCTCGCTTCGAACAGCTCGACGACGCGCGGGAGACCTCCGGTGATGTCCTTGGTCTTCGTCGTCTCTCGCGGGATCTTGGCGAGGACCGCTCCGGGCCGAACTTCGTCGCCATCGGCCACCATCAGGTGGGCTCCCGACGGCAGGAGGTAGCTTCGGATCTCCTTCTTCTTGCTGTCCTTGATCACGATCGCTGGCTGCCGTTTCTCGTCGGGAGATTCCACGATGACGGGCATCGACAGGCCGGTCACTTCGTCGACCTCTTCATGTACGGTGATGCCCTGCACCACGTCCTTGAAGTGCGCGGTCCCTCCTTCCTCGGTGAGAATCGAGAAGGTGTAGGGGTCCCATTCGACGAAGGTCGTCCCCGATTCGATCGCTTGACCGTCCTTGACCTTGAGTCGAGCGCCATAGACCACCGGATAGCGCTCGCGCTCGCGGCCCTTGTCGTCGAGGATCAGGATTTGCCCCGCGCGGTTCATCACCACCAGGTCGCCTCCGCGATCCTTCACCGTCGACACGTTGACGAACTTCACCACCCCGGCGCTCTTGGAGTCCAGAGTCGACTGCTCGGCCACCCGGCTCGCGGTACCGCCGATGTGGAAAGTCCGCATCGTAAGCTGAGTCCCGGGCTCGCCGATCGATTGCGCGGCGATGACTCCCACCGCCTCGCCGAGGTCGACGAGCCGTCCGCTGGCCAGATTTCGCCCGTAGCAGCGGGCGCATACACCCCGCCGCGATTCACAGGTCAGCACCGAGCGGATCTTGACGTGATCCACGCCGGTGTTCTGGATAGCGTTGGCGGTCGTCTCGGTGATCTCCTGGTTGGGGGTGACGATCGTATCGCCGGTGAAGCTGTCCTTGATCGTCTCCAGGCTGACGCGGCCGACGATACGGTCGCGGAGCGCCTCGATGACCTCGCCCGCCTCCACGATGGCCCCGACGTAGATGCCCGAGACCGTGCCGCAGTCCCCCTCGGAGATGATGACGTCCTGGGCGACATCCACGAGTCTTCGCGTCAAGTAGCCCGAGTCCGCAGTCTTGAGTGCCGTGTCGGCCAACCCCTTCCTGGCTCCGTGAGTCGAGATGAAGTACTGGAGCACGGTCAGCCCTTCGCGGAAGTTGCTGGTAATGGGAGTCTCGATGATCTCGCCCGACGGCTTTGCCATGAGACCGCGCATTCCCGCGAGTTGTCGAATCTGCTGCTTGCTGCCGCGGGCACCCGAGTCCGCCATCATGTAGACCGGGTTGAACCGGGCGTTCTCCCGCTCTTGGCGCTCCATTTCCTCGAACATCTCCTGGGCCACCCTGTCGGTGACGTTCGACCAGATGGCAATGACCTTGTTGTAGCGCTCACCTTTGGTGATGGCCCCCTCCCGGTACTGGTCGTCGACCTCCTTGACCTCGGAGAGGGCACGGTCCACCAGCTGTTCCTTCTCGCTGGGAATGACGAGATCTTCGATGCCGATCGAGACCCCGCTCTTCGTCGCGTAGAGGAAGCCGAGCTCCTTGAGCGAGTCGAGCATCTCCACCGTCTTCTCGATGCCGTGTCGGAGGTAACAGAAATTGACCAGGCTCCCGAGCCCTTTCTTCTTGAGCAGGCCGTTCACGAAGGGAATCTCCTTCGGCAAATGATCGTTGAAGATCACCCGGCCCACTGTCGTCTCGATCACCTCGTTGTCCAGCTCGTGGATCTCGGCATGCACCAGGTCCTGGTCGTTGAACGCCGTGGTCAGATCGATGAAGTTGCCGCTGTAGAGGAGGCGGATGGGTGTGAGGGTCTCCACCTCGCGGGCTTCGAGCGCGAGAAGAACGTCGTCCATCGAAGCGAAGGCGCGACCCTCCCCCTTCGTTCCCTTTCGACTCTTGGTCAAGTAGTAACAGCCGAGCACCATGTCCTGCGAAGGGATCGCCACCGGCTGCCCGTTCGCGGGAGACAGGATGTTCCTCGACGAGAGCATCAGCAAGGAAGCCTCGATCTGGGATTCCGGCGAGAGGGGAATGTGGACGGCCATCTGATCCCCGTCGAAGTCGGCGTTGAACGCCGTGCAGACGAGCGGGTGGATGCGAATCGCCTTTCCCTCGACCAGGACCGGCTCGAATGCCTGGATTCCGAGCCGATGCAGCGTGGGCGCGCGATTCAACAGGACGGGATGCTCGCGGATGACTTCCTCGAGAAAGTCCCAGACCTCCGGCCGCTGGGCCTCGACCATCTCCTTGGCCGCCTTGATGGTCGTGGCCAGCCCCACCTGTTCCAGCTTGTTGTAGATGAAGGGCTTGAACAGCTCGAGCGCCATCCTCTTGGGAAGACCGCACTGGTGAAGCTTCAACTCCGGCCCGACCACGATTACGGAACGGCCCGAGTAATCCACCCGTTTTCCCAGGAGATTCTGGCGGAAACGACCCTGCTTGCCCTTGAGCGTGTCGGAGAGCGACTTGAGGGGACGGTTGTTCGCGCCCCGGAGCACTCGCCCCCGCCTCCCGTTGTCGAACAGGGCGTCGACCGCCTCCTGAAGCATCCGCTTCTCGTTGCGGACGATGACGTCGGGCGCCTTGAGCTCCATGAGCTTCTTGAGTCGATTGTTGCGATTGATGACTCGACGATAGAGATCGTTGAGATCACTCGTGGCGAAACGGCCGCCGTCGAGCGGAACCAGAGGCCTGAGCTCGGGCGGAATGACGGGAATGACGTCGAGTATCATCCATTCCGGCCGGTTGTTGGACTTGCGGAAGGCCTCGACGACTTTCAAACGTTTGGCGAACTTGAGCTTCTTCTGCAGGGAGGTCTCGGTCTTCATCGCCTCGCGCAGGTCTTCGGACAGCTCCTCGATCTCGATGCGACGGAGGAGCTCCTTGATGGCCTCGGCACCCATCTCCGCCTGGAATTTCTGTTTGTGCTCCTGCCGCATCTCGCGGTAGCGCTCCTCGGAGAGGAGCTCTTTTTCCTTCAGAGGCGTATCGCCCGGATCGATGACGACGTAGGATTCGAAGTAGAGGACACGCTCGAGATCGCGCAGAGACATGTCCAGCAGGTGTCCGATACGGCTCGGAAGCCCCTTGAAGAACCAGACATGCGAGACCGGACAGGCGAGCTCGATATGTGCCAGCCGCTCCCGCCTCACCTTGGACTGAGTTACCTCGACGCCGCACTTGTCGCAGATGACGCCGCGATGCTTCATCCGTTTGTACTTGCCGCACAAACACTCCCAATCCGTCACCGGGCCGAAGATCTTGGCGCAGAAAAGCCCATCGCGCTCCGGCTTGAACGTCCGGTAGTTGATGGTCTCGGGTTTGGTTACCTCACCATGCGACCACGCCCGGATCTTCTCTGGCGACGCCAGACTGATCTTGATGGCGTCGAAATCCACGACGAGGTTTCCTTTGTCACGAAGGGTTGCGAACGCTTTCAAGTTCTTCCTCCCTTTTTGTGTCCCACTCTAATTGCACCCACCCGTCAGTCCTTCGTCTTCAACAGCTCTACGTCGAGACACAAGCTCTGAAGCTCGCGTATGAGCACGTTGAAGGACTCGGGAAGACCGGGAGCAAACGAGGTGTCGCCTTTCACGATCGCCTCGTATATTTTCGCCCGTCCGTAGACGTCATCCGACTTGGCGGTCAGGAGCTCCTGGAGAGTATGTGCTGCTCCGTAGGCCTCGAGTGCCCAGACCTCCATCTCTCCGAATCGCTGTCCGCCGAATTGGGCCTTGCCTCCCAGCGGTTGCTGGGTGATGAGGCTATAGGGCCCGATGCTCCGGGCGTGCATCTTGTCGTCCACGAGGTGCGAGAGTTTCAACATGTAGATATAGCCCACGGTGACGGGCTGCTCGAACGCCTCTCCGGTCATCCCATCGTGGAGGACGGTCTTGCCACCCTCCAGAACATTGGGCCGCAGGTCCCCCTCCTGGCGGAGCTTGGTGTTGGTCTCTTCCATCAGCTCCTTGATCTGCAGCTCC
The sequence above is drawn from the Vicinamibacteria bacterium genome and encodes:
- the tuf gene encoding elongation factor Tu — protein: MSKEKFDRSKPHLNVGTIGHVDHGKTTLTAAITKVLAKGDKSVSFRSFDSIDNAPEERERGITIATAHVEYSTSKRHYAHVDCPGHADYVKNMITGAAQMDGAILVVSAADGPMPQTREHILLARQVGVPYIVVFLNKVDMVDDPELLDLVELEVRELLSQYEFPGDDIPIIRGSALKALESDGAEEEKPVLELMTALDDYIPLPERDVDKDFLMPIEDVFSISGRGTVVTGRIERGIVKVSEEVEIVGFRETRKRVVTGVEMFKKLLDEGQAGDNVGVLLRGTERTDVERGMVLAKPGSITPHTKFKAEVYVLSKEEGGRHTPFFSGYRPQFYFRTTDVTGTAQLSEGVEMVMPGDNSSLVIELITPIAMEKGLRFAIREGGRTVGAGTITEVLE
- the fusA gene encoding elongation factor G; translation: MPRLVPLEKIRNIGIMAHIDAGKTTTTERILYYTGITYKLGEVHEGTATMDWMKQEQERGITITSAATTCFWREFRINIIDTPGHVDFTAEVERSLRVLDGAVAVFCAVGGVEPQSETVWRQADKYRVPRIAFVNKMDRAGADLPRTLRMMKERLGTNPVLIQLPVGNEDSFVGVVDLVREKAIVYKNETLGAEYEAVDIPAELRDEVRAAREKVIEAACESDETLMERYLEGEALSEEEILAGLRKGVVALKLVPVLCGAAFKNKGVQPLLDAVVDFLPSPSEVPSIVGTSPDGGETIERPSSDDAPFSALIFKIMTDPYVGQLAFFRVYSGFLESGNHVLNSRRAKTYRIGRLLKMHANKREDIKAVYAGDIAAAVGLKNVQTGDTICDEDHPVVLESMDFPEPVISVVIEPKTKADQEKLGVALSKLTQEDPTFKVFADPETAQTIISGMGELHLEIVVDRLLREFNVAAGVGKPQVAYKETIRGKAKSEGRYIRQTGGRGQYGHVWLEVESRPGVKFEFVNKIVGGAIPREFIPAVEAGVKEAMEQGPLASYPMVDISVRLYDGSFHTVDSSEMAFKIAGSMAFKAAVKHADPVLLEPIMQVEVVVPEEYMGDVIADLNARRGRIQSMAARGNVQVLTAHVPLSEMFGYATDLRSVTQGRATYTMHFHQYEEAPKSVGEEVVAKVTGR
- the rpsG gene encoding 30S ribosomal protein S7 → MPRRRDVPKREPLPDPIYNSGLVSSFINVVMKNGKKATAEQIVYRAFAKIQERASDDPLKVFKKAVDNVKPTLEVKSRRVGGSNYQVPVEVRPERRMSLSLRWLASFARARPEKSMVDKIANELMDAAANRGAAVKKREDTHRMAEANKAFAHYRW
- the rpsL gene encoding 30S ribosomal protein S12, with the protein product MPTFSQLVRKGRKQSHAKTDSPALQGCPQKRGVCIRVFISTPKKPNSALRKVARVRLTNGVEVTTYIPGVGHNLQEHSIVLIRGGRVKDLPGVRYHVVRGSLDAVGVDGRKNGRSKYGTKRPKA
- the rpoC gene encoding DNA-directed RNA polymerase subunit beta' produces the protein MKAFATLRDKGNLVVDFDAIKISLASPEKIRAWSHGEVTKPETINYRTFKPERDGLFCAKIFGPVTDWECLCGKYKRMKHRGVICDKCGVEVTQSKVRRERLAHIELACPVSHVWFFKGLPSRIGHLLDMSLRDLERVLYFESYVVIDPGDTPLKEKELLSEERYREMRQEHKQKFQAEMGAEAIKELLRRIEIEELSEDLREAMKTETSLQKKLKFAKRLKVVEAFRKSNNRPEWMILDVIPVIPPELRPLVPLDGGRFATSDLNDLYRRVINRNNRLKKLMELKAPDVIVRNEKRMLQEAVDALFDNGRRGRVLRGANNRPLKSLSDTLKGKQGRFRQNLLGKRVDYSGRSVIVVGPELKLHQCGLPKRMALELFKPFIYNKLEQVGLATTIKAAKEMVEAQRPEVWDFLEEVIREHPVLLNRAPTLHRLGIQAFEPVLVEGKAIRIHPLVCTAFNADFDGDQMAVHIPLSPESQIEASLLMLSSRNILSPANGQPVAIPSQDMVLGCYYLTKSRKGTKGEGRAFASMDDVLLALEAREVETLTPIRLLYSGNFIDLTTAFNDQDLVHAEIHELDNEVIETTVGRVIFNDHLPKEIPFVNGLLKKKGLGSLVNFCYLRHGIEKTVEMLDSLKELGFLYATKSGVSIGIEDLVIPSEKEQLVDRALSEVKEVDDQYREGAITKGERYNKVIAIWSNVTDRVAQEMFEEMERQERENARFNPVYMMADSGARGSKQQIRQLAGMRGLMAKPSGEIIETPITSNFREGLTVLQYFISTHGARKGLADTALKTADSGYLTRRLVDVAQDVIISEGDCGTVSGIYVGAIVEAGEVIEALRDRIVGRVSLETIKDSFTGDTIVTPNQEITETTANAIQNTGVDHVKIRSVLTCESRRGVCARCYGRNLASGRLVDLGEAVGVIAAQSIGEPGTQLTMRTFHIGGTASRVAEQSTLDSKSAGVVKFVNVSTVKDRGGDLVVMNRAGQILILDDKGRERERYPVVYGARLKVKDGQAIESGTTFVEWDPYTFSILTEEGGTAHFKDVVQGITVHEEVDEVTGLSMPVIVESPDEKRQPAIVIKDSKKKEIRSYLLPSGAHLMVADGDEVRPGAVLAKIPRETTKTKDITGGLPRVVELFEARKPKDPAVITEVDGVVQYGGIAKGLRKISVISDTGEVREYSLPRGVHINVQEGERVKAGEPLMDGPINPHDILNVLGENALQEYLVNEIQEVYRLQGVLINDKHIEVIVRQMMRWVKVEQVGDTELLIDETIDKFKFGEANEKIQAAGGRPASGRPLLLGITKASLSTDSFISAASFQETTRVLTEASISGRVDYLRGLKENVIMGRLIPAGTGLEAHRHVAIPDAHPLERQQELTSEDLDREMQYLVESGSASGDEEST